A stretch of Cucumis sativus cultivar 9930 chromosome 2, Cucumber_9930_V3, whole genome shotgun sequence DNA encodes these proteins:
- the LOC101220819 gene encoding uncharacterized protein LOC101220819, whose protein sequence is MKKGLHPQLQYVSYVTPSGRLMSAMMTKAHNVSKVYHLRAKRQMIESIGQLAKFRRRYEMGNDENADNAENVENAEKK, encoded by the coding sequence ATGAAGAAAGGCTTGCACCCTCAATTGCAGTATGTATCATATGTCACTCCGAGTGGCAGATTGATGAGTGCTATGATGACCAAAGCACACAATGTCAGTAAAGTCTACCACCTCAGAGCAAAGCGCCAAATGATTGAAAGTATTGGGCAGCTTGCCAAGTTCAGACGTCGTTATGAGATGGGGAATGATGAAAATGCTGACAATGctgaaaatgttgaaaatgctGAAAAGAAGTGA
- the LOC101220352 gene encoding uncharacterized protein LOC101220352 produces MVTRESWFSVWIDRLLSCLGSIKPAPAISGNNLNSRMPSMSEDFWSTSTCDLDELLTLQSRQNSFISTTNHNSNHGGVIDNLSNHSDFVNHGFVLWTQTRLRWVGNCVPAKRTKKNHITGLSWYMTKELLLETRKPYHRRIPLSDMVDFLVEEWEEEGLYY; encoded by the exons ATGGTGACCCGAGAGAGCTGGTTTTCTGTTTGGATCGATCGACTTCTCTCTTGTTTAGG GAGCATTAAACCTGCACCTGCCATCTCTGGAAATAATCTGAACTCTAGGATGCCAAGCATGTCAGAAGATTTTTGGAGTACAAGCACGTGTGATCTGGATGAGCTGCTTACGCTTCAATCTCGACAGAATTCATTTATCAGCACAACAAACCATAACTCTAACCATGGTGGTGTCATTGACAATTTAAGCAATCATTCTGACTTTGTAAATCATG GTTTTGTTCTTTGGACTCAGACCCGTCTTCGGTGGGTCGGAAATTGTGTGCCTGCTAAacgaactaaaaaaaatcacattacAGGATTAAG TTGGTATATGACTAAAGAACTATTGTTGGAAACCAGAAAGCCTTACCATCGACGCATACCTTTATCG GACATGGTAGACTTTCTGGTAGAAGAATGGGAAGAAGAAGGGCTATATTATTAA
- the LOC101206852 gene encoding glutathione gamma-glutamylcysteinyltransferase 2 translates to MERPVEMFDETMVDCRGLLPKIKTDGISFGKLGYLAGCNGAKVVAFRTNESTVDDFRKQVISSSSSEDSHAITSYHRRVFKQTGAGHISPIGGYHAGKDMVLILDVARFKYPPHWVPLTLLWDAMNTIAIELPRGYMILSKPTSDGLR, encoded by the coding sequence ATGGAAAGGCCCGTGGAGATGTTTGATGAGACTATGGTAGACTGTCGTGGACTTTTGCCGAAGATCAAAACTGATGGTATCTCGTTTGGTAAGCTTGGGTATTTAGCTGGCTGCAATGGTGCTAAAGTGGTAGCTTTTAGGACAAACGAAAGCACAGTTGATGATTTTCGTAAGCAAGTtatatcatcatcttcttccgAAGACTCACATGCGATCACTTCCTACCATAGAAGAGTTTTTAAGCAGACTGGAGCTGGCCATATTTCGCCAATTGGGGGTTATCATGCTGGAAAGGACATGGTTCTCATCTTGGATGTTGCACGTTTCAAATATCCTCCTCACTGGGTTCCGCTTACTCTACTGTGGGATGCCATGAACACAATTGCAATAGAACTACCTAGAGGATACATGATCTTGTCAAAGCCTACCAGTGACGGTCTACGATAA
- the LOC101207090 gene encoding ethylene-responsive transcription factor WIN1 — protein sequence MVPSKKFRGVRQRHWGSWVSEIRHPLLKRRVWLGTFETAEEAARAYDQAAVLMSGRNAKTNFPMSQTAVSEFGKPDDNMINNIISPSSPKGLSEILHAKLRKCSKVPSPSMTCLRLDTENSHIGVWQKRAGQRSDSSWVMTVHLGKTNSSSSSSSTTTAGGGLEDGDGGRVKRNKKSGCFSGLMSSSPEGGGSCQMRKLEMDDEEERIALQMIEELLSRNYGNPSEIIQLQDHHQGEEPTFLPSLI from the exons atGGTGCCATCAAAGAAGTTTAGAGGTGTTAGGCAAAGACATTGGGGATCTTGGGTCTCTGAAATTCGTCATCCTCTTCT GAAGAGAAGAGTTTGGTTGGGGACGTTTGAGACGGCGGAGGAGGCAGCAAGAGCTTATGATCAAGCGGCCGTGTTAATGAGCGGCCGGAATGCGAAAACCAACTTTCCGATGAGCCAAACGGCGGTGTCGGAGTTTGGAAAACCGGACGATAATATGATCAATAATATCATTTCCCCATCTTCTCCAAAGGGCTTATCGGAGATTCTCCACGCCAAGCTCCGAAAATGCAGCAAGGTGCCGTCGCCATCGATGACGTGTCTCCGACTGGACACCGAAAATTCCCACATCGGCGTTTGGCAGAAACGCGCTGGCCAACGCTCCGACTCCAGCTGGGTCATGACCGTTCATCTTGGAAAAACCaactcctcctcctcctcctcctctacCACCACGGCTGGCGGAGGACTAGAGGACGGCGACGGTGGGCGGgtgaaaaggaataaaaaaagtgGGTGTTTTTCTGGTTTGATGTCGTCGTCGCCGGAAGGCGGTGGGAGCTGCCAGATGAGGAAGTTGGAAAtggatgatgaagaagaaagaattgcATTACAAATGATTGAGGAATTACTGAGCAGAAATTATGGTAACCCATCTGAAATTATTCAACTTCAAGATCATCATCAAGGGGAGGAACCAACTTTTTTACCCTCTCTAAtctaa
- the LOC101220581 gene encoding SPX domain-containing protein 1, translating to MKFGKSLSNQIEETLPEWRDKFLSYKELKKRLKLVEPKGGERPSKRPRIDAAGSCYVEDGEKDDFSSSTEEMNFIKLLEDELEKFNSFFVEKEEEYIIRLKELQDRVGKAMDSNEEMIKIRKEIVDFHGEMVLLENYSALNFTGLVKILKKYDKRTGALIRLPYSQKVLQQPFFTTDLLYSLVKQCEMMLDLLFPLNELPSTGSNGVDEVDAPTKPGTTNIDDLLKATKELSEIEYMESLYMKSTVSALRVLKEIRSRSSTVSVFSLPPLQMNGLEDTWKNVPVLEEVAK from the exons ATGAAGTTCGGCAAGAGTCTGAGCAACCAGATCGAGGAAACTTTGCCGGAATGGCGGGATAAGTTTTTGTCTTACAAGGAGTTGAAGAAGCGCCTCAAGCTTGTAGAGCCTAAAGGCGGTGAACGCCCGAGTAAGCGGCCCAGGATTGATGCGGCTGGAAGCTGTTATGTCGAGGATGGAGAGAAGGATGATTTTTCGTCCAGTACTGAGGAGATGAATTTCATTAAGTTGTTGGAGGACGAGCTTGAGAAATTTAATAGTTTCTTTGTTGAAAAGGAGGAAGAGTATATCATCAGATTGAAG GAGCTACAAGATAGGGTAGGAAAAGCAATGGATTCCAATGAAGAGATGATTAAAATTCGCAAGGAAATTGTGGACTTCCATGGAGAAATGGTTCTCTTGGAGAATTATAGTGCCCTTAACTTTACAG GTCTTGTGAAAATCCTAAAGAAGTATGATAAAAGGACCGGCGCACTAATCCGCCTGCCATACAGTCAAAAAGTTCTGCAACAACCGTTCTTTACTACCGACCTGCTTTACTCACTCGTGAAGCAGTGTGAGATGATGTTGGATCTTCTCTTCCCTTTGAATGAGCTACCTTCCACTGGTTCGAATGGAGTCGATGAAGTCGACGCTCCTACAAAGCCAGGCACCACCAACATTGATGATCTCCTTAAAGCAACCAAGGAACTATCAGAGATTGAGTATATGGAGTCACTTTATATGAAAAGCACTGTTTCTGCGTTACGGGTTTTGAAGGAAATCCGAAGTAGGAGCTCGACTGTGAGCGTCTTCTCATTACCACCGTTGCAAATGAATGGATTAGAGGATACATGGAAGAACGTTCCGGTGCTAGAAGAAGTAGCTAAGTAG
- the LOC101220113 gene encoding EIN3-binding F-box protein 1: protein MPALVNYGGDDEYYPGGSFYSSPMDLDAFLPTSSHVDLYFHPSKRARIGSPVVFGGREFEQECTPSIEALPDECLFEIFRHLHSARERSSCAGVSKRWLMLLSTIRKAEICKSRSTCISQMVESSNVEQQKTESDEISVVNCDEDQEDESNGFLTRCLEGKKATDVRLAAIAVGTSGRGGLGKLSIRGSNSTRGVTNLGLSAIAHGCPSLRILSLWNVPSVGDEGLFEIARECHLLEKLDLCHCPSISDKGLIAIAEQCTNLTSLSIESCPKIGNEGLQAIGKLCSKLQTISIRDCPRVGDQGVSSLFASSSCAIMKVKIQALNITDFSLAVIGHYGQAITHLTLGGLQNVSEKGFWVMGSAQGLKKLTLLMIASCRGMTDVSLEAMGKGIANLKQMCIQKCCFVSDNGLIAFAKAAGSLEMLQLEECNRITLLGIGGALSNHIRNLKSLTVVKCLGIKDIAQEVTLPSLCTSLRSLSIQNCPGFGSASLSMVGKLCPQLQHVELIGLYGITDASMFPLLETCEGLVKVNLSGCINLTDETVSTLVRLHGGTIEVLNLDGCRKISDASLVAIADACLLLNELDASKCAITDAGLAVLSSSEQINLQVLSLSGCSEVSNKSLPFLERLGKSLVGLNLKNCHSISSGTVGTIVENLWRCDILV, encoded by the exons ATGCCTGCCCTCGTCAATTACGGTG GTGATGATGAATATTACCCTGGGGGTTCCTTTTACTCAAGCCCCATGGATTTGGATGCCTTTTTACCAACTTCCTCTCATGTCGATCTGTATTTTCATCCTAGTAAGAGAGCTCGAATCGGTTCGCCGGTTGTGTTTGGAGGAAGAGAATTTGAGCAGGAGTGTACGCCATCCATTGAAGCTCTTCCTGATGAATGTCTCTTTGAGATTTTCAGGCATCTCCACAGTGCTAGAGAGAGGAGCTCTTGTGCCGGTGTCTCCAAACGGTGGCTTATGCTTTTGAGTACTATTCGTAAGGCTGAAATTTGCAAGAGCAGAAGCACATGTATCAGTCAGATGGTTGAATCCTCAAATGTTGAGCAGCAGAAGACTGAATCGGATGAGATTTCGGTAGTGAACTGTGATGAAGATCAAGAGGATGAAAGTAATGGTTTTCTTACAAGATGTTTGGAAGGCAAGAAAGCTACCGATGTCAGACTTGCTGCTATTGCAGTAGGAACTAGTGGACGTGGGGGATTGGGAAAACTTTCAATTCGAGGAAGTAACTCTACTCGTGGAGTTACCAACCTTGGTCTTTCGGCCATTGCCCACGGTTGCCCTTCTCTTCGGATACTTTCTCTGTGGAATGTACCATCAGTTGGGGATGAAGGATTATTCGAAATAGCTAGAGAATGTCATTTGCTAGAGAAGCTTGACCTCTGCCACTGCCCTTCAATCTCAGACAAAGGTTTGATTGCAATTGCGGAACAATGCACTAACTTGACCTCTTTAAGCATTGAATCTTGTCCAAAGATTGGCAATGAGGGTTTGCAAGCAATTGGAAAATTATGTTCTAAACTGCAGACCATATCTATCAGAGATTGCCCTCGTGTCGGGGATCAGGGTGTTTCAAGCCTATTCGCATCATCTTCTTGTGCTATAATGAAAGTAAAGATCCAAGCATTGAACATAACAGATTTCTCTCTCGCTGTGATTGGACATTATGGCCAGGCCATAACACACCTAACCCTTGGTGGTCTTCAGAATGTTAGTGAGAAGGGATTTTGGGTCATGGGCAGTGCTCAGGGCTTGAAGAAATTGACGTTGTTGATGATTGCTTCTTGCCGAGGGATGACCGATGTGAGTCTTGAAGCGATGGGAAAGGGAATTGCAAACCTGAAGCAGATGTGCATTCAgaaatgttgttttgtttcagACAATGGATTGATAGCTTTTGCCAAAGCTGCAGGATCGCTTGAGATGTTGCAATTAGAAGAGTGCAACAGAATCACCTTGTTGGGTATTGGCGGTGCCCTCTCGAACCATATTCGGAACTTGAAGTCTCTTACTGTGGTGAAGTGCTTGGGGATCAAGGATATTGCTCAAGAAGTAACATTGCCCTCTCTTTGCACCTCCCTTAGATCCTTATCTATCCAAAACTGCCCTGGCTTTGGCAGTGCCAGTCTTTCAATGGTTGGGAAGTTATGCCCTCAACTTCAACACGTTGAGTTGATCGGCCTTTACGGTATTACAGATGCCTCAATGTTTCCACTTCTGGAGACCTGCGAAGGGCTTGTGAAGGTGAACCTTAGTGGCTGCATAAATTTGACCGATGAAACTGTTTCAACCTTGGTTAGGCTGCACGGAGGAACGATCGAAGTTCTTAATCTTGATGGTTGCAGAAAGATCAGTGATGCAAGTTTGGTAGCCATTGCAGATGCATGCTTGTTACTAAATGAACTAGATGCTTCAAAGTGTGCAATCACTGATGCTGGGCTTGCAGTTCTTTCATCCTCAGAGCAGATAAATTTACAAGTTCTTTCGTTGTCAGGTTGTTCCGAAGTATCAAACAAGAGCTTGCCTTTCTTGGAAAGATTGGGAAAATCACTCGTCGGTTTGAATCTCAAAAACTGCCACTCAATCAGCAGTGGCACAGTTGGGACGATCGTCGAGAACCTGTGGAGGTGTGACATTCTCGTCTAA
- the LOC101221053 gene encoding protein BUNDLE SHEATH DEFECTIVE 2, chloroplastic: MAFSICSSTPICSFNHSSNPKPGVLVGNSVPQKAFRINEAFQKTNSIRLLSFEVKASDGADSKQTTKYKSIVCTDCDGNGAVQCSQCKGTGVNSVDHFNGQFKAGGLCWLCRGKRDILCGGCNGAGFVGGFMSTADS; the protein is encoded by the exons ATGGCTTTTTCTATATGTTCTTCCACACCCATTTGCTCCTTTAATCACTCCAGCAATCCCAAACCTG GGGTTCTTGTTGGAAATTCAGTGCCTCAGAAGGCTTTTAGGATAAATGAGGCGtttcaaaaaacaaactcCATTAGGCTTTTGTCTTTTGAAGTCAAG GCTTCAGATGGTGCAGATAGTAAACAAACcacaaaatacaaaagcaTAGTTTGCACTGACTGCGATGGAAATG GTGCTGTCCAATGTTCTCAGTGCAAAGGAACAGGAGTTAATTCAGTGGATCACTTCAATGGACAGTTTAAAGCTGGTGGCTTATGCTGGTTGTGCAG AGGCAAAAGGGATATCCTTTGTGGGGGCTGTAATGGAGCTGGTTTTGTGGGTGGATTTATGAGTACAGCTGACAGTTAG
- the LOC101221528 gene encoding uncharacterized protein LOC101221528 has protein sequence MGCTLFSSPRVFSSPIKEVDGSLRNLRSSYFGAHIVYNKSLLRRNMKCSSGSFSVVASVLGKRVKGRETVIPDPDYRIPIVLLGATGGLAYTDNLLAAVPIGLLGLLLLVQATRVKFVFDNEALEVKIGDQLEDSGENAFVGGKNRWKYSTFVNWELWWPSFPILVYFKETQTKPEGQVHFFPVIFNGKQLYDVMVERAGPSKTSGPKES, from the exons ATGGGCTgcactctcttttcttctccacgaGTTTTCTCTTCCCcaa TTAAAGAAGTGGATGGTTCTCTGAGGAATTTGAGAAGCTCATATTTTGGTGCCCATATAGTGTATAATAAAAGTCTTCtaagaagaaacatgaaatGTAGCAGTGGAAGCTTCTCTGTGGTGGCCTCAGTG CTTGGAAAGAGAGTCAAGGGCCGAGAGACTGTAATACCTGATCCAGATTACAGAATTCCAATAGTCTTACTTG GTGCTACTGGCGGGTTAGCTTATACTGATAATTTGCTAGCAGCTGTACCTATTGGTCTTCTCGGGCTCCTCCTACTGGTCCAG GCTACTCGAGTGAAGTTTGTCTTTGACAATGAAGCATTG GAGGTAAAAATAGGAGATCAGCTTGAGGACTCGGGTGAAAATGCTTTTGTGGGCGGAAAGAATCGTTGGAA ATATTCAACTTTTGTGAACTGGGAGTTATGGTGGCCAAGTTTCCCCATTCTGGTGTACTTCAAAGAAACTCAAACAAAGCCAGAAGGCCAAGTGCACTTCTTCCCAGTAATATTT AATGGAAAGCAACTGTATGATGTCATGGTGGAAAGAGCTGGCCCTTCGAAAACGAGTGGACCGAAGGAATCCTAA
- the LOC105434540 gene encoding uncharacterized protein LOC105434540, whose translation MLLKSPSTPILNTWKPHFKESSPETVILHQFCKSRLPTLSASSKLLPAPCMIGGQAIKTMLSNISVVAKRIPRMAVLDEGLCCGVDDVGESSDCGGEMVGGFVDGKVNRDGCNGNDNGNGGCFVSWDGDTEEDMAEMHFQRMIKTNPKDSLLLSNYAQFLKEVRGDLIKAEEYCGRAMLARGNNGSVISMYADLIWSNYMDASRAESYHLQATKTSPDNSFVFAAYARFLWEVEKEVDKGEAETDSFGGNPFSPPPCFGPQSHPTPPPDS comes from the exons ATGCTTCTAAAAAGCCCATCAACTCCAATTCTCAATACATGGAAACCCCATTTCAAAGAATCCTCTCCGGAGACTGTAATCCTCCACCAATTTTGTAAATCACGGCTCCCCACACTCTCTGCTTCTTCGAAATTGTTGCCGGCGCCATGCATGATCGGCGGTCAGGCGATCAAGACGATGCTGAGTAACATTTCAGTGGTGGCGAAGAGGATTCCGAGAATGGCGGTTTTGGATGAGGGATTGTGCTGTGGTGTGGATGACGTAGGGGAGAGTTCCGATTGCGGTGGCGAAATGGTCGGTGGTTTTGTTGATGGTAAAGTCAACCGTGATGGTTGTAATGGCAATGACAATGGCAATGGtggttgttttgtttcttggGATGGGGATACTGAAGAGGACATGGCGGAAATGCATTTTCAGAGAATGATAAAGACGAACCCCAAGGATTCGTTGTTACTAAGCAATTATGCTCAGTTCTTGAAGGAG GTTCGTGGAGACCTTATAAAAGCTGAAGAGTATTGTGGAAGAGCAATGTTAGCACGAGGCAATAATGGAAGTGTCATATCAATGTATGCCGATTTGATATGGAGTAATTATATGGATGCCTCCCGAGCTGAGAGTTACCATCTTCAAGCTACTAAAACTTCCCCCGATAATAG TTTTGTTTTTGCTGCTTATGCACGGTTTCTTTGGGAGGTTGAGAAAGAAGTGGACAAGGGAGAAGCTGAAACGGACAGCTTTGGTGGCAACCCATTCTCTCCTCCTCCTTGTTTTGGACCTCAGTCTCATCCGACTCCTCCTCCTGATTCTTAG